In Rahnella aquatilis CIP 78.65 = ATCC 33071, one DNA window encodes the following:
- a CDS encoding NCS2 family permease — MLEKLFKLKAHRTNVRTEIVAGLTTFLAMAYILFVNPSILGATGMDKGSVFVATCLAAAIGSALMGFIANYPIALAPGMGLNAFFTYTVVLHMGYTWQIALGAVFLSACIFFALSIFKIREWIIRSIPLPLRSAIAAGIGLFLALIALENAGIVVANPATLVGLGDLTKPGPLFAMLGFIVIVVLEARKVTGAVLIGVLGVTILAIALGYSPFGGVMSMPPSIAPTFMQLDIKGAFNVSLISVIFAFLFVDVFDNSGTLIGVTKRAGLADEDGNIPKMGRALVADSAAALFGSLLGTSTTTSYIESAAGVSAGGRTGLTAIVVAILFLLSLFFAPLAGSVPAFATAPALLFIAVLMTSGLAEIDWKDITVAAPVTVTALTMPFTYSIANGIAFGFITWTLAKLLTGRWRELNSALVVLSVLFVIKLGWLSA; from the coding sequence ATGTTAGAAAAACTATTTAAGTTAAAAGCTCACCGTACTAACGTGCGGACTGAGATTGTGGCCGGACTCACTACATTTTTAGCAATGGCCTACATTCTGTTTGTTAACCCGTCTATTTTGGGCGCGACGGGGATGGATAAAGGCTCGGTTTTTGTGGCAACGTGTCTTGCTGCCGCAATCGGTTCCGCACTGATGGGCTTTATCGCCAACTACCCGATCGCACTGGCACCGGGCATGGGGTTAAACGCCTTCTTCACCTACACCGTGGTTCTGCATATGGGTTACACCTGGCAGATCGCATTAGGTGCCGTTTTCCTCTCAGCCTGTATTTTCTTCGCGTTATCGATTTTTAAAATCCGCGAATGGATTATCCGCAGTATTCCGCTGCCGCTGCGTTCGGCGATTGCTGCCGGTATCGGGTTATTCCTCGCACTGATTGCGCTGGAAAACGCCGGTATTGTGGTGGCTAACCCGGCCACGCTGGTAGGGCTGGGCGATCTGACCAAACCGGGTCCGCTGTTTGCCATGCTGGGCTTCATTGTGATTGTGGTGCTGGAAGCACGCAAAGTGACAGGCGCGGTACTGATCGGCGTGCTGGGCGTGACGATTCTGGCGATTGCGCTGGGTTACTCACCGTTTGGCGGCGTGATGTCGATGCCGCCATCCATTGCACCGACCTTTATGCAACTGGACATCAAAGGCGCATTCAACGTCTCGCTGATTAGCGTGATCTTCGCGTTCCTGTTTGTGGATGTGTTCGACAACTCCGGTACCCTGATTGGCGTGACTAAACGCGCCGGTCTGGCCGACGAAGATGGCAATATCCCGAAAATGGGCCGTGCGCTGGTCGCTGACAGTGCGGCGGCGTTGTTCGGTTCCCTGCTCGGCACCTCAACCACCACCAGTTACATCGAATCGGCGGCAGGCGTGAGCGCCGGTGGCCGTACCGGTCTGACGGCGATTGTGGTGGCGATTCTGTTCCTGCTGAGCCTGTTCTTCGCTCCGCTGGCAGGCAGCGTTCCGGCCTTTGCCACCGCACCGGCGCTGCTGTTCATCGCGGTGCTGATGACGTCTGGCCTGGCGGAAATCGACTGGAAAGACATCACCGTGGCAGCGCCTGTCACCGTGACTGCGCTGACCATGCCGTTCACGTACTCCATCGCCAACGGTATCGCATTTGGTTTCATCACCTGGACGCTGGCAAAACTGCTGACCGGCCGCTGGCGTGAGCTGAATTCGGCACTGGTCGTGCTGTCGGTTCTGTTCGTGATCAAACTGGGCTGGCTGAGCGCATAA
- the ydfG gene encoding bifunctional NADP-dependent 3-hydroxy acid dehydrogenase/3-hydroxypropionate dehydrogenase YdfG: MIIFVTGATAGFGAEIARKFVKEGHKVIATGRRKERLDDLKAELGDALYAVELDVTNRASIEEAIASLPADWQNIDVLVNNAGLALGLEKADKASLEDWDKMIDTNTKGLVYMTRAVLPGMVERNTGHVINIGSTAGNWPYAGGNVYGATKAFVRQFSLNLRTDLHGTHVRVTNIEPGLCGGTEFSNVRFKGDDEKVSKTYDNTNPLTAADVAESVFWASTLPAHVNINSIEMMPVSQSLAGLQVHREG, translated from the coding sequence ATGATTATTTTTGTTACCGGCGCAACTGCCGGATTTGGTGCTGAAATCGCACGTAAATTTGTTAAAGAAGGTCATAAAGTGATTGCCACCGGCCGCCGTAAAGAGCGTCTGGATGACCTGAAAGCCGAACTGGGAGACGCGCTTTACGCTGTTGAGCTGGACGTCACTAACCGGGCTTCTATTGAAGAAGCTATCGCCAGCCTGCCTGCTGACTGGCAGAACATCGACGTGCTGGTCAATAACGCCGGTCTGGCACTCGGTCTGGAAAAAGCGGATAAAGCCTCGCTGGAAGACTGGGATAAAATGATCGACACCAACACCAAAGGGCTGGTGTACATGACCCGCGCCGTGCTGCCGGGCATGGTTGAACGCAACACCGGCCATGTGATCAACATCGGTTCCACCGCAGGTAACTGGCCTTACGCAGGCGGCAATGTGTATGGCGCGACCAAAGCCTTTGTGCGTCAGTTCAGCCTGAACCTGCGCACCGACCTGCACGGCACCCACGTTCGCGTCACCAATATCGAACCGGGTCTGTGTGGCGGCACCGAATTCTCTAACGTGCGTTTCAAAGGCGACGATGAGAAAGTCAGTAAAACCTATGACAACACGAATCCGCTCACCGCAGCCGATGTGGCCGAATCGGTATTCTGGGCATCCACCCTGCCAGCGCACGTCAACATCAACAGCATCGAAATGATGCCGGTCAGCCAGTCTCTCGCCGGTTTGCAGGTCCATCGCGAAGGGTGA
- a CDS encoding aldo/keto reductase: MEYRLLGRSGLKVSVLSLGTMTFGGQGKFAKTGQTDVEAAQRQIGLCLDAGINLFDTADVYSGGESEVILGKALGSKRHEVLVASKARFPMGDGPNDRGSSRHHILRACEASLKRLGTDYLDLYQLHEWDGLTPLEETLRALDDLVSSGKVRYVGVSNFSAWHVMKTLGVAEANHYIRPVSQQIHYTLQAREAEYELLPAAQDQGLGVLVWSPLAGGLLSGKYRRNQAAPEGTRHLADWGEPPVRDESALYDVVDVLVDIAEARGVSAAQIALAWLIARPQVTSVIVGARNDTQLQDNLLAADVTLNNQEIERLNQVSQLPLLYPYWHQAQTAPDRLSAADLSLIAPYLKK; encoded by the coding sequence ATGGAATACCGTCTGTTAGGCCGGTCTGGCCTGAAAGTTTCAGTTCTGAGCCTCGGTACCATGACCTTTGGTGGTCAGGGGAAATTTGCCAAAACCGGGCAAACTGACGTTGAGGCCGCACAACGCCAGATAGGATTATGTCTTGATGCCGGGATTAATTTGTTCGATACCGCTGATGTCTATTCAGGCGGTGAATCGGAAGTGATCCTCGGTAAAGCGCTGGGCAGCAAACGTCACGAGGTGCTGGTCGCCAGTAAAGCCCGCTTCCCGATGGGGGATGGCCCGAATGACCGCGGCTCATCACGCCATCATATCCTGCGCGCCTGCGAAGCCAGCCTGAAGCGTCTTGGCACGGATTATCTGGATTTGTATCAGTTGCATGAATGGGACGGACTGACGCCGCTGGAAGAAACCCTGCGCGCGCTCGACGATCTGGTCAGCAGTGGCAAAGTGCGCTATGTCGGTGTCTCTAACTTCTCCGCCTGGCATGTAATGAAAACGCTCGGCGTGGCGGAGGCGAATCACTACATCCGTCCGGTCAGCCAGCAAATCCATTACACCCTGCAGGCGCGCGAAGCGGAATATGAGTTGCTGCCCGCCGCGCAGGATCAGGGGCTGGGCGTACTGGTGTGGAGTCCGCTGGCCGGCGGCCTGCTTTCCGGGAAATATCGCCGCAATCAGGCGGCACCGGAAGGCACCCGCCATCTGGCCGACTGGGGCGAACCGCCGGTGCGTGATGAAAGTGCGCTGTATGACGTCGTTGACGTGCTGGTGGACATCGCCGAAGCACGCGGCGTTTCTGCGGCGCAGATTGCGCTGGCCTGGCTGATTGCCCGTCCGCAGGTGACCTCGGTGATTGTCGGTGCGCGTAACGACACCCAGTTACAGGACAATCTGCTCGCCGCTGATGTGACCCTCAATAATCAAGAAATTGAACGACTTAATCAGGTCAGTCAGTTGCCTTTGTTGTATCCTTACTGGCATCAGGCGCAGACCGCACCGGATCGCTTGTCTGCGGCGGATTTATCGCTGATCGCGCCCTATCTGAAGAAGTAA
- a CDS encoding ABC transporter ATP-binding protein translates to MALVELVKVAKHYGKVQVLKPLDLTIPDGSFTVLVGPSGCGKSTLLRLLAGLESLSDGDILLDKQQINNFDPADRDIAMVFQSYALYPHLTVAENMAFHMQVKKVPKAEQHAKVQQAAKVLGIDHLLKRLPKDLSGGQRQRVAMGRALVRNPKVFLFDEPLSNLDAQLRMELRAEIKSLHQQFRTTTVYVTHDQIEAMTLADNIVVMKDGFIVQQGDPLSIYDKPVNTFVARFIGSPPMNLLSGVFCNIDGQPGVNCNQLWFALPEKWALQARHSEGEPVTLGLRPHDLKPVEHNAQPGAILRLLEVTGESSLLHIDWSGFPLHVQFAGRARVSASQPLYLDANREAIHLFDAQTGERLAEDLR, encoded by the coding sequence ATGGCTCTGGTAGAACTGGTAAAAGTCGCCAAACATTATGGCAAAGTGCAGGTGCTGAAACCGCTGGATCTGACCATCCCTGACGGCAGTTTCACCGTGCTGGTCGGCCCCTCGGGCTGCGGAAAATCCACTTTACTGCGCCTGCTGGCCGGGCTGGAATCCCTGTCTGACGGCGATATTCTGCTCGATAAACAGCAGATCAATAATTTTGACCCCGCCGATCGGGATATCGCGATGGTATTCCAGAGTTACGCGCTCTATCCACACCTGACCGTGGCCGAAAACATGGCGTTCCATATGCAGGTAAAGAAGGTGCCGAAAGCCGAACAGCATGCCAAAGTACAACAGGCCGCCAAAGTGCTGGGGATTGATCACTTACTGAAACGTCTGCCGAAAGATTTGTCCGGTGGCCAGCGCCAGCGTGTCGCCATGGGACGCGCGCTGGTACGTAATCCGAAAGTGTTTCTGTTTGACGAACCGCTGTCTAACCTCGATGCACAACTGCGTATGGAACTGCGTGCAGAAATCAAATCGCTGCATCAGCAGTTCCGCACCACGACGGTGTATGTGACCCATGATCAAATCGAAGCCATGACACTGGCTGATAATATCGTGGTGATGAAAGACGGTTTTATCGTGCAACAGGGCGACCCGTTGTCGATTTACGATAAACCGGTGAATACCTTTGTGGCGCGTTTTATCGGTTCACCGCCCATGAATCTGCTCAGCGGCGTCTTCTGCAATATTGACGGTCAGCCGGGTGTGAACTGTAATCAGTTGTGGTTCGCACTGCCGGAGAAGTGGGCGTTGCAGGCGCGGCATTCTGAAGGCGAACCCGTCACGCTCGGCCTGCGTCCACATGATTTAAAACCGGTGGAGCACAACGCCCAACCCGGCGCCATATTACGATTGCTGGAAGTGACCGGCGAAAGCAGCCTGCTGCATATCGACTGGAGCGGTTTCCCGCTGCACGTTCAGTTCGCCGGACGCGCCCGTGTCAGTGCCAGTCAGCCGCTGTATCTCGATGCTAACCGTGAGGCGATCCATCTGTTTGATGCGCAGACCGGTGAACGGCTGGCGGAGGATCTGCGCTAA
- a CDS encoding carbohydrate kinase family protein, with amino-acid sequence MTTKPLTRATLYVTGNINVDLIMSTLHEWPKKGTEAMLESSALRPGGSAGNCALALSALGSPFRLVANQGNDQFSGWLAGLFPESASRWPTCDCETSLTFGVTHPDHERTFFSNQGHIVRLSMQDVLGQIPETAQAGDWVLLCGTWLCTALYADYPQLLAALKQRGYQVAVDSGWPPEDWSDALREQAAKWLPFCDALLLNEVETLGLADAATLDVAALILLEQMAENAFCVAKCGADGARLWAKNLTLHQRAEPVDVVDTIGAGDSFNAGFLSALIYGLSPATALQWGVRVAGCAISSSPRRYPDWQSLFGLVEKI; translated from the coding sequence ATGACAACAAAACCTCTGACCCGCGCCACGCTGTATGTGACGGGCAATATCAACGTGGATTTGATCATGAGTACGTTGCACGAATGGCCGAAAAAAGGCACGGAAGCGATGCTCGAAAGCAGTGCATTACGCCCCGGCGGGTCGGCGGGAAACTGCGCGCTGGCACTCTCTGCGCTCGGCTCCCCTTTCAGGCTGGTGGCAAATCAGGGCAATGACCAGTTCAGCGGCTGGCTGGCGGGTCTGTTTCCGGAAAGCGCCTCGCGCTGGCCGACCTGTGATTGCGAAACCTCACTGACCTTTGGCGTGACGCATCCTGATCACGAAAGAACGTTTTTCAGTAATCAGGGGCATATCGTGCGCCTGTCCATGCAGGACGTTCTGGGGCAAATCCCTGAAACGGCGCAGGCCGGAGACTGGGTATTACTGTGCGGCACCTGGCTGTGTACCGCGCTTTACGCCGACTATCCGCAACTGCTGGCAGCACTGAAACAGCGCGGTTATCAGGTGGCTGTCGACAGTGGCTGGCCGCCGGAAGACTGGAGCGATGCGTTGCGGGAACAGGCGGCAAAATGGCTGCCGTTCTGCGATGCACTGCTGCTCAATGAAGTGGAAACCCTCGGGCTGGCGGACGCCGCCACGCTGGATGTCGCCGCGCTGATATTGCTGGAACAGATGGCAGAAAACGCCTTTTGCGTGGCGAAATGCGGCGCTGATGGCGCACGTTTATGGGCAAAAAACCTGACGCTGCATCAGCGCGCCGAACCGGTAGACGTGGTGGATACCATCGGTGCCGGAGACAGTTTTAACGCCGGATTTTTATCCGCGCTGATTTATGGCCTGTCGCCTGCCACGGCACTGCAATGGGGGGTTCGCGTTGCCGGTTGTGCCATCAGCAGTTCCCCGCGCCGTTATCCTGACTGGCAATCACTTTTTGGCCTTGTGGAGAAAATCTAA
- a CDS encoding carbohydrate ABC transporter permease, whose protein sequence is MKQKIRLVLRYVAALILAVSILAPLLWMFLMSVSSAEDLTRIPLEWLPRHWDFSRYTRLLTLQAGTPGALFLHALGNSVLVACGATLVSLLLAIPAAYSFSRYPGRDGWLFGSLAIYMVPPVAFVLPLYFILQQLTLLNTHLGLILVYCSMILPFLTWMLKNQFDALPVDIEQASRLDGLRYWQVLLRITLPLAKPALGASAMFGWLLAWDEFFYALLFTNNIDAQTLPVTIAGFTAGRATDDGLIAAVGILAAIPPLFIALWLQKTMVSGLTAGGSKG, encoded by the coding sequence ATGAAACAGAAAATCCGGCTCGTTTTACGTTACGTCGCGGCGCTGATCCTGGCCGTCTCGATTCTTGCCCCGCTGCTATGGATGTTCCTGATGAGCGTCAGCTCGGCGGAAGATCTGACCCGTATTCCGCTGGAATGGCTGCCGCGTCACTGGGATTTCAGCCGTTATACCCGCCTGCTGACCTTGCAGGCCGGCACGCCCGGCGCACTGTTCCTGCATGCGCTCGGCAACAGTGTGCTGGTTGCCTGCGGTGCCACGCTGGTGTCGTTGTTGCTGGCGATACCGGCGGCCTACAGCTTCTCGCGCTATCCCGGCCGCGACGGCTGGCTGTTTGGCAGTCTGGCGATTTACATGGTGCCGCCGGTGGCATTTGTGTTGCCGCTGTATTTCATCCTGCAACAGCTGACGCTTCTGAATACGCATCTCGGGCTGATTCTGGTGTACTGCTCGATGATCCTGCCGTTCCTCACCTGGATGCTGAAAAATCAGTTTGACGCGTTGCCGGTAGATATCGAACAGGCCTCGCGCCTCGACGGGCTGCGCTACTGGCAGGTATTGCTGCGCATCACGCTGCCACTGGCAAAACCGGCGCTGGGCGCGTCGGCCATGTTTGGCTGGCTGCTGGCCTGGGATGAATTTTTCTACGCCCTGTTGTTTACCAACAATATCGATGCCCAGACGTTGCCGGTCACCATTGCCGGATTCACCGCCGGGCGCGCCACTGATGACGGTCTGATTGCCGCTGTCGGGATCCTTGCGGCCATTCCGCCGCTCTTTATTGCGCTCTGGCTGCAAAAAACCATGGTCAGCGGATTAACCGCCGGCGGCAGCAAGGGCTGA
- a CDS encoding carbohydrate ABC transporter permease, with protein MLTLPQREKRQAWLLLAPMLVMMFLLTAWPLARTLWLSFTDAGLIGDGSAPNWVGSENFIYALTDPDFRAALWRTLYFTVVSVVIEGIIGVLVALLLNQPFRGRSALRVLVILPWALPTIVNATMWRLNFNPDYGSINALLSQLGLIDAYRSWLGDPSSAINAVMFADIWKNYPLITLLVLAALQTIPEDLFEAARLDGASAFRRFRKITLPAIAAPLAVALVLRTIDAFKIFDIIYVMTRGGPLDSTKTVSFFVYQESFSYLRAGSGAAYAILMTLICALLIMIYMVMLLRQRRSGSSE; from the coding sequence ATGCTGACATTACCCCAACGCGAGAAACGACAAGCCTGGCTGCTTCTGGCACCCATGCTTGTGATGATGTTTTTACTCACCGCCTGGCCGCTCGCCCGCACGTTGTGGCTCAGCTTTACCGATGCCGGGTTAATCGGCGACGGTTCTGCGCCCAACTGGGTGGGCAGCGAGAATTTCATCTATGCGCTGACGGATCCGGATTTTCGTGCCGCTCTGTGGCGGACGCTCTATTTCACTGTCGTCTCGGTGGTGATTGAAGGCATTATCGGCGTGCTGGTGGCGCTGTTGCTGAACCAGCCGTTCCGGGGACGCAGCGCCCTGCGCGTGCTGGTGATTTTGCCGTGGGCATTGCCGACTATCGTCAACGCAACCATGTGGCGGCTGAACTTCAACCCGGATTACGGCAGCATTAACGCCCTGCTTTCTCAGCTCGGGCTGATTGACGCCTACCGCAGCTGGCTTGGCGATCCGTCTTCGGCGATCAATGCCGTGATGTTTGCGGATATCTGGAAAAATTATCCGCTGATCACCCTGCTGGTGCTGGCGGCGCTGCAAACCATCCCGGAGGATTTATTCGAAGCCGCACGGCTTGACGGCGCATCGGCTTTCCGGCGTTTTCGCAAAATCACCTTACCGGCGATTGCCGCACCGCTGGCCGTGGCGCTTGTTCTGCGCACCATCGATGCCTTTAAAATCTTCGACATTATTTATGTCATGACCCGTGGCGGCCCGCTCGACAGCACCAAAACCGTCAGCTTCTTTGTCTATCAGGAATCGTTCAGTTATCTGCGCGCTGGCAGCGGAGCCGCCTACGCGATACTGATGACGCTGATCTGCGCCCTGCTGATCATGATTTACATGGTGATGTTACTGCGCCAGCGCCGTTCCGGGAGCAGCGAATGA
- a CDS encoding extracellular solute-binding protein, protein MSLRFTPAATLCALSALTLGYSASALADTTISALFMTQAAYSEADIRAMTADFTKQHPDIKVNLEFVPYEALHDKIVAARGAGDKGYDVVLFDAIWPAEFNKYGLLQDVTARIPAEESNKIFDGAISTVTYKDKRWGMPWILDTKYLYYNKAMLAKAGITTPPATWADVEKQSEILKAKGIVKYPLVWSWSQSEALLCDYTTLVSAFKGDFYKDGKLNFTNSGAMKAISYMKETLDKGLTNPNSREYLEEDVRKSFSNGDAAFALNWTYMYNMANDPKQSKVAGDVGVIPAPGETAGGASGVNGSMGLGIAKASAHADQAWEYISYMTSQPVQNKYAKLSLPIWKSSYEDPAVQKDQEQLIAAAKTSLNVMLSRPVTADYSRLSNILQQNIQAVLQGKTPAQDGMEAATQAADRLR, encoded by the coding sequence ATGAGCCTACGATTTACCCCTGCGGCCACCCTGTGCGCCCTCTCTGCCCTCACCCTGGGCTATTCCGCCAGCGCGCTGGCTGATACTACGATCAGTGCCTTATTTATGACTCAGGCGGCGTACAGCGAAGCGGATATCCGCGCAATGACCGCTGATTTCACCAAACAGCATCCCGACATCAAAGTGAATCTGGAATTTGTGCCGTATGAAGCGCTGCACGACAAAATCGTTGCCGCGCGCGGTGCCGGTGACAAAGGTTATGACGTGGTGCTGTTCGATGCCATCTGGCCGGCTGAATTTAACAAATACGGCCTGTTGCAGGATGTCACGGCGCGTATTCCGGCTGAAGAAAGCAACAAGATTTTTGACGGCGCGATTTCCACCGTGACCTATAAAGACAAACGCTGGGGCATGCCGTGGATCCTCGACACCAAATATCTGTATTACAACAAAGCCATGCTGGCCAAAGCCGGGATCACCACCCCGCCAGCCACCTGGGCTGACGTGGAAAAGCAATCTGAAATTCTGAAAGCAAAAGGCATTGTGAAATACCCGCTGGTCTGGAGCTGGTCACAATCCGAAGCGCTGTTGTGCGACTACACCACGCTGGTGTCAGCATTCAAAGGGGATTTCTATAAAGACGGTAAGCTGAACTTCACCAATTCCGGTGCGATGAAAGCCATCAGCTACATGAAAGAGACGCTGGATAAAGGGCTGACTAACCCGAACTCGCGTGAATATCTGGAAGAAGACGTGCGTAAATCGTTCTCCAACGGCGATGCGGCTTTCGCACTGAACTGGACCTACATGTACAACATGGCGAACGACCCGAAACAGAGCAAAGTCGCGGGCGACGTGGGGGTCATTCCGGCACCGGGTGAAACCGCAGGGGGTGCATCCGGCGTTAACGGGTCGATGGGGCTGGGCATCGCCAAAGCCAGCGCACATGCGGATCAGGCGTGGGAATACATCAGCTACATGACATCACAACCGGTGCAGAACAAATACGCCAAACTGAGCCTGCCAATCTGGAAATCGTCTTATGAAGATCCGGCGGTGCAGAAAGATCAGGAGCAGCTTATTGCCGCAGCGAAAACCTCGCTCAACGTGATGTTATCGCGCCCGGTGACCGCGGATTACTCCCGTTTGTCCAACATTTTGCAGCAAAATATTCAGGCGGTATTACAGGGTAAAACCCCGGCACAGGATGGTATGGAAGCCGCGACCCAAGCCGCTGACCGTTTACGTTAA
- a CDS encoding ROK family transcriptional regulator codes for MTTSGTNLEHARAHNRRVVIEAIRLNGELTRAEIARLTSLTPQTVSNIATELEQAGILSSHLPRRAGGRGQPATPLTLNPDSAYSIGIHLDHQSLLTVLVDLTGTVRFRKLIHVQKPQPEPTLALIDQVLQEMRQQVKIDWRKILGVGVVMPGPFGVEGISSQGPTTLHGWDNVDIEARLSAATGWPVTLENDATVAAIGERFHGVAKQLSSFVYLYIGTGLGAGIFTDGRIYTGHAHNAGEVGHIVVQPGGRECYCGNKGCLERYVSLQAAYEACGLDPMTAMPEDLLNVDEKVFDKWLDTAVEPALQAINIMECVFDAQSVIIGGTMPKPLVEKLIKRLTPLYNSVRSRYTQSARIRLGMSGSDTPALGAAALPIFDEFNPQYEVLLK; via the coding sequence ATAACAACGTCTGGTACCAATCTTGAGCACGCCCGTGCTCACAATCGTCGGGTGGTGATCGAAGCCATTCGCCTTAACGGTGAACTCACCCGCGCTGAGATCGCCCGGCTGACGTCGCTCACCCCCCAAACCGTCTCCAACATTGCCACCGAACTCGAGCAGGCGGGTATCCTGTCTTCCCACCTGCCGCGCCGTGCGGGAGGGCGTGGTCAGCCAGCAACGCCACTGACACTCAACCCTGACAGCGCCTATTCAATAGGCATCCATCTTGATCATCAGTCGCTGCTGACTGTGCTGGTGGATCTGACCGGAACCGTTCGTTTTCGCAAACTGATCCATGTGCAGAAACCGCAGCCAGAGCCCACGCTGGCTCTTATCGATCAGGTTCTGCAAGAAATGCGCCAACAGGTGAAAATTGACTGGCGAAAAATTTTAGGCGTGGGTGTGGTGATGCCGGGGCCGTTTGGCGTGGAAGGGATTTCATCACAAGGGCCGACCACACTGCATGGCTGGGATAACGTTGATATTGAAGCACGTTTAAGCGCCGCGACCGGCTGGCCGGTGACACTGGAAAACGATGCCACAGTCGCCGCCATCGGTGAACGTTTTCACGGTGTCGCCAAACAATTATCGTCGTTTGTGTATCTTTATATTGGCACCGGACTGGGTGCAGGCATCTTTACCGATGGCCGGATTTACACCGGTCATGCACACAATGCGGGCGAAGTCGGCCACATTGTGGTGCAACCGGGCGGCCGTGAATGCTATTGCGGTAACAAAGGCTGCCTGGAGCGCTATGTTTCGTTACAGGCGGCGTACGAAGCCTGCGGGCTGGATCCGATGACGGCCATGCCCGAAGATCTGCTGAACGTTGATGAGAAAGTGTTTGATAAATGGCTGGATACCGCCGTCGAACCGGCGCTGCAGGCCATCAATATTATGGAATGCGTGTTCGATGCACAAAGCGTGATTATCGGCGGAACTATGCCGAAACCGCTGGTGGAAAAGCTGATTAAACGCCTGACGCCGCTGTATAATTCGGTGCGCAGCCGCTATACGCAGAGCGCACGCATTCGCCTTGGCATGTCCGGCAGCGACACCCCTGCGCTCGGTGCCGCTGCGCTGCCCATATTTGACGAATTCAATCCGCAATATGAAGTGCTTTTGAAATAG
- a CDS encoding YopT-type cysteine protease domain-containing protein, which produces MKNMTCNFHLNQMTFLKTQTRDISVSGYGVCAGMVSSWIQHELSEKPQSFLFYKNTYNFISRQRAITCNYMISKELNLSFKSDTFYPVKQVNLKTNNFQSFFTSHTRGVFSIVIYAGNGYSHCIGMSVHNENYKIFDPNLGEFQITKSRNFSSFVCQDWISQKYPPSRTPYLQITQYKSKLPNIAISKALHIAD; this is translated from the coding sequence ATGAAAAATATGACATGCAATTTTCATCTTAACCAGATGACATTTTTAAAGACACAAACCCGGGATATATCAGTTTCGGGTTATGGCGTTTGTGCGGGGATGGTAAGTTCATGGATCCAGCATGAACTCTCTGAAAAACCGCAATCCTTTTTATTCTATAAAAATACTTATAATTTTATTTCCCGCCAGCGCGCAATTACATGTAACTACATGATATCTAAAGAATTAAACCTCTCTTTTAAAAGTGATACTTTTTACCCGGTCAAACAAGTAAATTTAAAAACAAATAATTTCCAGTCCTTTTTTACCTCCCATACCCGGGGCGTTTTCAGTATCGTTATTTATGCAGGGAATGGTTATTCACACTGCATTGGTATGAGCGTGCATAACGAGAATTATAAAATATTTGACCCCAACCTCGGTGAGTTTCAGATAACAAAAAGCCGGAATTTTTCTTCTTTTGTTTGTCAGGACTGGATCTCCCAAAAATATCCCCCTTCGCGTACACCGTATTTGCAGATAACCCAATATAAATCAAAGCTTCCGAATATCGCTATTTCAAAAGCACTTCATATTGCGGATTGA